Genomic segment of Gopherus flavomarginatus isolate rGopFla2 chromosome 2, rGopFla2.mat.asm, whole genome shotgun sequence:
GGGAAGCAGCAGGACAGCAGACAGAACAGCTAAGAATAAGACTTTAGTGGACACTGTTGAAGAGTGAGTTTGTTCCTTCACTACTAGTTGCATATAATGTCACATCCAGGTGTAACACACCACATTGGACTTGGGTCACAGTAGAACATTTCTTCATGCTACCGGTAAAGATTAAAGCAAAGTACAGTTTTCTAACAGATATTTTTCATTAGACAATACTGGATCCATGAAATTGAAATGTTCATGGAAACATGGCTCCCTGGCAGCCTGTCTGATGAGTTGCAAGGCTCCTGGGACCTGCACTTCTCTGGAAGTTGGCCTGACAGTCTGCCCAGGTcccctagctccctgcctatCTTGTTAGCCTGATTCCCTGGGAAGCTAGGACGTAAGCTGCAAATTCTGTTTTGGTTTCCCCAACTTTTTTTGGGGACTAATTATTTTGAGAATTTTCctcttgtgaaaaatttcaaattttgtccTTTTTGTCCCATTTCAAgacaactatttttttaaaattcaacaatTTCCACAGGAGGGGTAGCTCTAAAGCACAATCGGAAAACTCAGAGACCACAGGACCCAGGGTGGATCTCAAAAAGCAAACCCCACAGAAAAGCCAAAAGAGGCGTGCTTGCTGTCCCAACTGCAGACAGGGGcgactctaggcattttgctgccccaagcatagcaggcaggctgcctttggcggcttgcctgcgaagggtctgctggtcccgcggcttcggcggacctcccgcaggcggtctgctgaagccgcgggaccagcagaccctccgcaggcaagccaccgaaggcagcctatctgccgcccttgcggcgccggcagagcgccccccgtggcttgccaccccaagcatgcacttggtgtgctagggcctggagccgcccctgactgcagAGGTAGCAGGGATGTTAATAACCTTTTTAAAGGAGTGGATTAGATGCTCATGAAAAGTGCCAGACCCAGCAGCTGTAGTAACAGCCTTTAGTTGAGCACAGAATAGATAAACTCTCCCTCAGttgcatggtgacaggtttcagagtggtagctgtgaaAGCTTATatgcaaatacatttgttagtctctaaggtgccacaagtactccttgttctccTTCAATTGTTCCACCAATATTTCTAACCTTGAACAGCCGCTTCTAGGGATGAATCTCTATGCTCAGTCAGTCGCTGACAGCCTCTGCTGATACTGCTAACAGGAGTGCAAATTAATTATTGATACTTGTAGTCTGTGTGGGTGATAAGGAGAGGGATGATTATGATATGGAGATGAAAGaggtttctaaaaaaaaaaaaggtcagtgGGCAAATAGTGATCAGACATAGGCATTCCAAAACGTTTAAACCTGTATTCTCTTTACCAAACCACTAACTGGAATGATGTCTGTTTAAATCTTAGAATGCAGTACAAGAGTTTTCAGTCTGCAAGCCCACTGATGCCTTTTTCATTAAGATGATGGTTATAGATGTTGATCAGGACAGGAAAGAGAATAGCTATGCTACAGGCATCAGAACGAAACCACATCCTTTTCTTCAACAGGAACTCTAGCTCTGTAACAGAGGCAACCAACAGGGTGAATGATTTATATTTTGTACTCTGTTCTTTTTACAATATTTTAAGCaggaaaactttttaaaagcaaCAATGAATTCGAGGATATTTTGCTTTTTTGCTGTGCTTGTTCTTAGTGTTTCAATTTCATTAGTTCTTTATACTGTTAATTCACCTGAGCAAAAACACCTTCGGAAGTTGAACCTCTCAGTGACTTCCATCTTAGCAGAAGCCTGTGATGCACTTATTGAAGAGGAGGTATTTTTTGTAcaagaaaacacattaaaaacatcATTTGGGAGAACCATTTGCACCAAATACTTAATTCAAAATCACTATATAACCAGCCCTCTCTCGGCAGAAGAAGCTGCCTTTCCTTTGGCTTATATTATAACCCTTCATAAGGAATTTGATACTTTTGAAAGACTTTTCAGGGCTATTTATATGCCCCAAAATGTTTACTGTATCCATGTAGATCGGAAAGCAACTGCTAAGTTTaagcaagatgtggagaaattattGAACTGTTTCCCCAATGCTTTTCTTGCCTCTAAAATGGAGCTAGTGGTATATGCTGGAATATCCAGACTTCAGGCAGATTTGAACTGCATGAAAGACCTGCTGGAATCAGGAGTTCGGTGGAAGTACCTTCTCAACACATGTGGACAAGATTTTCCCTTGAAAACCAACAAGGAAATAGTTCAGTATCTGAAAAGATTTAAAGGGAAAAACATCACTCCTGGAGGTCTGCCTCCTGCCAATATTATCAGAAGGACCAAATATGTCCACAGGGAACAAATATACAGTTTTGCTTCTTTCATGCTGTGGACCTTTGTACGAAAAGCACCACCTCCACACAATCTGATCATCTACTTTGGCTCTGCTTATATTGCTGTCACAAGGGAATTTACCGAGTTAGTTCTCAGAGACCAGCGTGCCATTGATTTACTTGAATGGTCCAAGGACACGTATAGTCCAGATGAACATTTCTGGGTGACACTCAATTCAATACCAGGTATGTCTGACTTTCCTCCCACTATGTCCTCACTATTAACCTATGTAATCCTTCTGCCTAACAGGTCTGCTatactgcaaacaaaatggaTTGCTTTATTTTCTATTATTTAATTATAAATGGGGGGCAAGAACTTTATTTCTAGGCTGTCGTAAATAGAGGATTTATATAAAGGTGTGTATTATGTATAAAACAAAGGAAGCAGTATTAATTGGGATGGTTTACATGTTAGAGATGAAGCCAATATAAAACATATTTCTTAATGTACATCTCCTTGTCACTTATTAATCATAATCATTGCCCCCATCTGTTACCCCGGTTCCCCTAAAAACCAACCCAGGGTCACACttgtattagttttattacaatGCCGCTGTTAGATCAGATAGAAAAGAGATGGATCTTATTCAGACATGCATTCACTGCATTCATAccctcatgcacccacacactTACACAGGTAGAGAGTTACCGGAGACAGCATGGAGGCCGAGAAGCCAAAGCATGGTAGATCTGGTGAGTCTGTCTGCGGTCACGAATCCAGGCTGCTGAGAGGGTCAAGAAACAGGGGCTTGTGTACATGCCTTCTTCCTCTTATTTTGGAACTGGGCGGCTCCTGTCACATACACTGAGTTTCCTTTCTGTGTCCGTCACCGAGAAGCATTCCCAGACCAGTTCCTTTCATTCATACcaggttcttcttttcttttcagcacTTCATGACtgccttctcagggcagattaTATCAGACACACCTGTCTCCTGTCTCCTTGCAGTTCATCTCCGCCCAGTCCCACATATACTCCCTTGTTCACACTCTCTTGTTCACACTCTCTCTGAGGGATGGGGTGTTACAAAGCTTAAAAGGCTATGCTAACAATAATTGAAGTTACAAAGTCTGCAAAAAGGTTGCAGAACTTAATGATACATGTTACAGATCTTACAATTGCATTTGAACGGAGGCTTTACATAACACCATCCTGCAATTGGATCAGTGTAGACAGACCTCAATGGCTTCAATAGGGCCTCTATGCAGGCATTAAGTGTCCTGCTGTGTGTATCTGATAAATTAGGGGCCTAAGTTTGATTCCAATATCAGATTACCTAAACACAGCTTTGCAAAATGCTGCTCACTCTTTTGTGGGGGCAAGGACGTTTTTTGGcaacaaataaattaaataacgttgctttttgttggtttttttcattCCTGTCAATCACTAATGCCTGTTACTGTAAGGGGAAACTGTTTTCTATCACTCTTtttgtttgtagtgtagatgggaCAACATGGTTACAGAACTGTACTAAAGGAATCATGTTACAGTCTAGGTAATGATCTTACATGATTCTCTAACAAGGCTCTGTGATAATGTCCTGGCCACACTACAAATCCAAAACAATAGTAGAACACGGAAGGGAAGGGACTCTTTGTTAATGTGTGTTTGGaaagagcctagcacaatgggcccccgTTCTTGGTTTGCCCCTAGCCAACTACCAAAATAAACATAATATATGCTAAAAATAATGCCTCTGACCAAGCCAGAGAACAGTGTACTGTCATGGTTAGGCTTGTAGTGTAGTGCTTTAGTTCATTCCTCCTTCCACCCATCAGGACCTGGTATTTGGAAAACTCTATCTCATCCTCCAGATCTTTTCTCTTTGGCTGGATGgcagctttgctgttaatcaGAATGATGTGACACAAATATCTGCAATGTAAAGTAAtcatggggtggtggtggagaatATAAGCGTGTCATTGGCTAATATTTATTTTGACTTACAAATGTGCCAAAGTTACCACAGGCATAAGCTTTACTTGCAGCAACTGCCGCCTGCTTGTAACCCCAGCACTCTTTCTCAAGCTATCTTTTTTACTTTCCTGAGCCAGGATCTTGTGCGATGAGTCTGGCTGTCTCCACTCTGCTCCAGGTACTACCTCCCTCAGTAATGGCATAAATGCTATATCAGTTTCTGGGGCGCTAGTAAAATGAATAGTCGATGTCCATCCATCAGCTTGTTGGTGATTCCTTACTACCCCTATCTGGTACttactctttctccctttcctcACCCTTCACCTCTATGATTTTGACCCCTGTTGCTCATGAGGGTCAGATTCAGCTAA
This window contains:
- the GCNT2 gene encoding N-acetyllactosaminide beta-1,6-N-acetylglucosaminyl-transferase isoform X2, with protein sequence MNSRIFCFFAVLVLSVSISLVLYTVNSPEQKHLRKLNLSVTSILAEACDALIEEEVFFVQENTLKTSFGRTICTKYLIQNHYITSPLSAEEAAFPLAYIITLHKEFDTFERLFRAIYMPQNVYCIHVDRKATAKFKQDVEKLLNCFPNAFLASKMELVVYAGISRLQADLNCMKDLLESGVRWKYLLNTCGQDFPLKTNKEIVQYLKRFKGKNITPGGLPPANIIRRTKYVHREQIYSFASFMLWTFVRKAPPPHNLIIYFGSAYIAVTREFTELVLRDQRAIDLLEWSKDTYSPDEHFWVTLNSIPDVPGSMPNASWEGNLRAIKWNDRESFHGGCHGHYVRGICIYGTGDLKWLVKSTSMFANKFELKTYPPTVECLELRLRERALNQSETQVKPSWYF